AAACCGTTTGCCTGTTGTAGATGGACTCATCCTAGTCTTGTGCAGGTGCACAGCCTTGTCCCTGGTGTCCTTACAGGCCTTGGTCTTGGTTATGGTAGAGGTTGGAATCTCATTGTCTGAAGGTGTGGACATGTGCCTTTTATACAGGTGTTTGTACAGTTAGGAGCTAAATACTTATTTTCTGCACCAAATAAGTTATTTAAAAATTCTACAAAGTGATTTcctggatttttttttattttctgtctCTCACGGTTTACGTGTACCCATGAAGAAAATTACAGACCTCTTTCACCTTTTTAAGTGGGGCAACTTGCACAATCAGTTTGCCCCACAGTACAAGTCTGAGTTCCATTTGCATTTTGTTTTCACAGTTAAAATCTCCTATGTTGCTTGTAGTTTTCAGATCTGGACCCAGCTTTGAGCAGCTTGTTGATGAAGGTAAAACTTAGTAAGGAAGACATAAAAAACAAAGATGTCAGCGAGGTTGTTGACTACATCATCAGCCACGTTGGAGGATTAAAAGCTGTGCAAACAGAGTTAAAGATGAATGGTACTTAACACAAAGGGATTTTCAGTGCATGCTAATGTAACTAATGAGGTAGTTATCTAATTGAGAGACTTCTCTGATAGGTGCAATGTCTAAGACATTACCGAGAACTGCAGGGGCGTCCTTCCCAGCTGCTTTGCTGAAAGGTCCTTTACCACCGGTCCCTTTATCTCAAAGCAGCACCAACTCTCAGCATATGCCTCAACATTCGGCTGCACAAAATACGAGTCAGTTCCTGTCTTCTCTCCCAACTTCTCCCACAGCAGGAAGAGTGAGAAGGAGCGCGAGTTGCGTAGAGGTAAGAGGACCAGATTTCTGAGGACATGTTTTCTAGAGAATGTTGAGCAGTATTTGTTTTCTGTCTTGGTGCTGTTAGGTGGGCTCCCCAGCATCAGCGCAAGGAGGTGATGTCTTTCTGGCTGCACTCAGAGAAGTGTTCAAACAAAAGAAGATTCTCCAGCAAAACACAAGTGAATCTCTGGATGAAGCTGGTGCACAATCTAATTCTAAGTGACCTTAAGCACCTTAAAAAGCCTAAATATGGAGAAAAACAACTCATCTAATAAAGGTTTTCAGTCCTGATATTCTTCATAAGGCAATTGATTAGGCAGTCTCAGGCCTTCTGAGATCAAATttgaatgaatgataatgaaaacTAGAAGTTTAGATCTGATGATCTTTAAAGCCCCAATGTGTAAATTATATTTGCATCTACAGTAGCCCACACGCATCAAAATGGCTATGTGAAAACACCACACACGtagcctggtaagccatcctaTTATGAGAACGTAAAGTCTGGCCATGGAGCATTGATGGCTCTCAGTTGTGGTGCGGGATCTCTGGATGTATTTCAAACTGTCCCCACATGCTATTGCATAACAAACAATATGGATGTAAGAAATATTGATATAGCAATATATCGTAATGTTTTTTCCTGCaacattatatcgatattcaaagctgtgtatcgaaattttggaagaatttacatggaaacttttttttttcttttggtgcaattcaaacgctgaccgctagttggcagcagtgtgcaatgggttttgtttccaccactgaaatgtaaatccctctgttacggTTAGGATACCTCATATTAAACATGTTACATATTAGTTTGGACTGTTGAATTTTCctgcaataaattcagtctaacaaaatcgctaatatcgtctgactgaatgtatcacaatatatcgtgatatattgtattgtctgctctgtatcgtgatatgtatcgtatcgccaaaaTTTCTAGCCTGGCCTGCAAGACATGTCCTCTGTTCTacacatcgacattaatatatggacaatgggtttccaaaggctccaataacaagtttttgtgctaaaatgggaggtggccaccaccgccattttgaccgtgtcacaggttccgtcaagcccagacaattccaaaaaagggaagagaggaggagctgagggtggggctgtaaggctgggatcaactgacgacacctggtcgaactagctacaagctaacctgaagccacagtggatgagaaggacatcaggagctgctcttccatgcatggagttgaaaaagaaggggaaaaggtctttccacctcagtccgccccaaccgaac
This sequence is a window from Nothobranchius furzeri strain GRZ-AD chromosome 3, NfurGRZ-RIMD1, whole genome shotgun sequence. Protein-coding genes within it:
- the si:dkey-197j19.6 gene encoding uncharacterized protein si:dkey-197j19.6; amino-acid sequence: MTAMIHAMKKEVKTPSISPFNLEKALDENPQEEPTSPAPTLNTNTFSDLDPALSSLLMKVKLSKEDIKNKDVSEVVDYIISHVGGLKAVQTELKMNGAMSKTLPRTAGASFPAALLKGPLPPVPLSQSSTNSQHMPQHSAAQNTSQFLSSLPTSPTAGRVRRSASCVEVGSPASAQGGDVFLAALREVFKQKKILQQNTSESLDEAGAQSNSK